GGATTTCGCAGAATTTAACATGAAAAGCGATAAGGAAATATTTGCCTCAAAACAACAAAGCTATTTTGATGAAAAACTTCCTTTTATAAAAAATCAACCATGGTACGAAGTATATAAAACACCTATTATTAATGAAAAAGGCGAAGTTATAGGACTTACAGGAATAGCAAGAGATATTTCAATAAACAAAAAGGCAGATAATTTCACAAAAAAACAACGTGATTTAATAAAAATTATGCTTGATTCTCTTCAGGAATCCATTATCATATCTTCTGTTGATGGCTTTATATTGGAATGTAATGATAATACTTTAAACTTATTTAAAATAAATTCCAAAGAAAAAATACTTGATACTTCTATATTCCAATTATTTCCCGAAAACATTAAGGAGCAGGTAATTGAAGATATATCTTTTATTATGGAAAACGGAGGAACAAAAGATTTTACATATAATTACTTCACAAAAGATGGAAATAAAAGTTCATTGAAATCAAGAATTTCCCTTGCTAATGATTTCGAAGGCAAACCATCTTATCTTATTACTAAAACAAAAAAGTTAAAAGATATTTAAACCACTTCTATAAATCAACAATTACTGATTAATTTTATTTTTTTACAGAAATTGTTCCTTTAGGTTTTTTGATTTTCCATTTATCAAAATACTGGTCTGACTCAAGTCCCTCGCCAAATAAAATTTCATCGTTTGTAGTAATTTTCACGAATACATCGGAATATATTTTTTCTTTTTGTTCATTCCAGATTAAATGTTCAGTATTAAGTTTTTCTCCTTTTCTGTTGATAACTTCAACATTATTTCTTGCCTCCATGATTTTTTCCTTTTCACGATATATTGCGTAATTGGATTTTAAGCTTGATTCAACACTTTTAAGTGAATCATAAAATAAAACCTTAACGCCTTCGGGCATTTCCATATATGGTGTTTTATCATTTATATATCTTTTCAACAAAGGAGCATTAGCTTTAACAAGCACATCAGCATCTTCGCTGTAAATTATTTCAACATTTCTCGATGTTTCAGTCGGCGACTTGTCTTTGTTCGTAATAATGTTAACAGTGCTAATATCGTTCTCGCAGGAAAAAAGCAATCCCAAAACAATAACTAATATAATGGTTTTATATTTCTTAAGCAGCGCTGTCATATAATTTTCGATATATTATTATTCAAATTATTAAATTCCATATAAAAAGATGTTCCTTTATTTTCTTTTGTTTCAAACCATATTTTCCCGTTCAGATTTTCAACAATACTTTTAACTATTGCAAGACCCAATCCCATTCCTCCTGTTTTTGTAGTAAAATCAGGAGAAAAAATTTTACTTATCTGATCAGAGGAAATTCCTATTCCATTGTCGGTAATTTTAATAATTACTATTTTATTTTTTTCGTATAATTCAATATTTAAAATTCCTTTTCTATTGAATGGTATTGCCTGCATTGCATTATTGAGCAGGTTTGTCAAAATTCTCTGCAACTGGCTGCGGTCGCCATTTATAAAATATTCTTTTTCTTCCTGTTTTGAAAAATGTATTTCTAAATTTTCAATGTTTTTATATAAATCAATACTATTATTAATTATTTCAGAAAGTTCAATTTTTTCATTATTTGTATGAGGCATTTTCGCAAAATCGGAAAATTCAGTTGAAATAGCAGATAAAGTATCTATCTGTTCTATCATTGTGCGGGTAAATTTTTGCAGGCGTTCATCAAAGTTCTGTGCTTTATCTTTCCATGCTTTTTCCAAATATTGAACACTAAGTTTCATGGGAGTAAGAGGATTTTTTATTTCGTGTGCAACCTGCTTTGCCATTTCTCTCCATGCACTTTCTCTTTCCGATTTTGCGAGCATTTCTGCACTTTTTGCAAGTTCTTTTATCATGCGGTTGTATTCCTTAATTAAACTTCCTATTTCATCTTCGCTTTTCCATTCAATATTTTCATTTTTTCTGCCAAGTTTGGTTCTGCTCATTTTTATTCTAATAAACTGCAATGGCAAAGTTATATAATTTGATACAAATAAAGAAACCACTATTGCCAAGGTGAAAAGTAATACATATATATTTATAAGTGCAACTATAAAAGTTGATAGTTCCTTTCTGGCTTCATTTTGTTTTGAAAAATACGGTAAGTTTATATATGCTATTGTTTTATTATTATCGTTCTTAAAAGGAATATAAGCAGATATATATTTCATACTTCCTATATTTTCATTATTAATAAATAATGTTTTCTGGTTTAAACTCAACTCGCTTAAAGCTACAGGATTTATTTTGTTGCTTATCAATCCTTCGTTAAAAATTTTAGGACGTGTTGATGCAATGAGATTTCCCTTTGGGTCATATAAATTAATGTCAATAAAATAAACATTAGAAAATTTTATAAGAAGTTCAGAAATGTAATCACTCATATTTGGTGAAATTGATGAAACATCTGAAACCCTGTGTTCCATTTCAATTGAAATTGAATGAATTTTTTCTTTTATGTTTTCATAATTTTTATTTTCGAACAGATTGAGAATATAGTATGTTGAGCTTATACCAATAATAACAAGTGATACAAGAACTATCAGAATTGTTGTTATTTGAATTCTGAATTTAAAATTTGCTCGAACTGTTTCATATAAATTCGGTAATTTTCTTAAAAAAAGAAATAAAATGGCTATTATGCTGAAAAATCCGAACAAATAAGAAAAAGGTGTAATAATATTAAGAAGATTATCACTTTTTTTACTGATTATTAAAGATGTTTTATCATCAACTTTATAAAACAAATGATTAAACCCGTCTTTATCAAAAAAAGTAAATTCATCATTTTGTTTTCCGTAAATATCGGAATAAAAACTGTACAAGTATTTGCCAAACTGGGTTACAAGCTGTTTATTGTTGTAAATAGAATATGAATAATCTGTGGGGTCAATGAAACTTTTCACTTTTTTATCAAGAAGAAGCTCAGGATAGCCAATGCCTTGAGGAACAAATTTTGAATCAAGTTCTACAAAAAATTTTGTTGAATTTATCAGATTATTATTTTTATCGGGAATTGAAAGTTCTGATAAATAACTTATTTTTCCGGTGCCTTTATTTAAATGGTATAAATCGCAGCTTATAGTGGGTTTTCCAATTGATAATATTTTCTCATTAAATAAAGTAAAACAATTCTTTTCAATACCATCAGGTACCATCAGCAATTTATCTGAAGAACGACAGGTAGTTACTTGCACATCATATTTTTCCCAGTAACCCGAGAAATATTTTTCTTTTATTCTTTTTTCTATTGAATCTTCGTTAAATGTTTTTCCCGAAATAAACTTTTTTAAAATTGTATCTTTTTTAATTTCCTGTTCAATTTCCGTAAATATATATTCTGCAATGGGGTCTTGTTCTGTAGAAAGTTTTATAGCAAGTGATTTTCTTTTTTCACTTTCTTTTGCTACATTAAAATCATTGAGCAAAAACGTTGCAACCATTGA
The sequence above is a segment of the Bacteroidales bacterium genome. Coding sequences within it:
- a CDS encoding HAMP domain-containing sensor histidine kinase; translated protein: MKINKKNKTILLLIIAVIFYVLGISYKNANIFLVSNEKKTNLFQKTLTYKENELDTILKNLLVKVKEKEESYFLLNIRHYNDFYEKKGYSFFIYENKNLKYWSDNNVPVSDYSLNKLTNSQILRLKNGWYRIINKSDGKYTIVGLILLNREYQYNNKYLLNKFQKEFTVKQNTTISKSQTGNYNIFSADKKFLFSLIYKNDESTDNADKSIDVIFYIISLIFIVFFLLSLCNIVVARYKNQIFYLAFAAIIVSLRFFSIYYKTPSSLYELELFSPKFYAMSFWFPSFGDLFLNVVLLFFMVIVFSEKYNLIKIFRKYKMWNKRVIATLGIFILFELSDFVVDIFKSIVINSNISYNVNNIFELDILSFTGFLIIGILFLSLFLLIEKTVSFLVFFNKKLSFHLPNFIAGVLLFMICDTDYTQSGILVISWTLIVIILLLFVKIKTKNILSFYNVMLYLLLYSMVATFLLNDFNVAKESEKRKSLAIKLSTEQDPIAEYIFTEIEQEIKKDTILKKFISGKTFNEDSIEKRIKEKYFSGYWEKYDVQVTTCRSSDKLLMVPDGIEKNCFTLFNEKILSIGKPTISCDLYHLNKGTGKISYLSELSIPDKNNNLINSTKFFVELDSKFVPQGIGYPELLLDKKVKSFIDPTDYSYSIYNNKQLVTQFGKYLYSFYSDIYGKQNDEFTFFDKDGFNHLFYKVDDKTSLIISKKSDNLLNIITPFSYLFGFFSIIAILFLFLRKLPNLYETVRANFKFRIQITTILIVLVSLVIIGISSTYYILNLFENKNYENIKEKIHSISIEMEHRVSDVSSISPNMSDYISELLIKFSNVYFIDINLYDPKGNLIASTRPKIFNEGLISNKINPVALSELSLNQKTLFINNENIGSMKYISAYIPFKNDNNKTIAYINLPYFSKQNEARKELSTFIVALINIYVLLFTLAIVVSLFVSNYITLPLQFIRIKMSRTKLGRKNENIEWKSEDEIGSLIKEYNRMIKELAKSAEMLAKSERESAWREMAKQVAHEIKNPLTPMKLSVQYLEKAWKDKAQNFDERLQKFTRTMIEQIDTLSAISTEFSDFAKMPHTNNEKIELSEIINNSIDLYKNIENLEIHFSKQEEKEYFINGDRSQLQRILTNLLNNAMQAIPFNRKGILNIELYEKNKIVIIKITDNGIGISSDQISKIFSPDFTTKTGGMGLGLAIVKSIVENLNGKIWFETKENKGTSFYMEFNNLNNNISKII
- the lptC gene encoding LPS export ABC transporter periplasmic protein LptC, with the protein product MTALLKKYKTIILVIVLGLLFSCENDISTVNIITNKDKSPTETSRNVEIIYSEDADVLVKANAPLLKRYINDKTPYMEMPEGVKVLFYDSLKSVESSLKSNYAIYREKEKIMEARNNVEVINRKGEKLNTEHLIWNEQKEKIYSDVFVKITTNDEILFGEGLESDQYFDKWKIKKPKGTISVKK